The following are from one region of the Capsicum annuum cultivar UCD-10X-F1 chromosome 1, UCD10Xv1.1, whole genome shotgun sequence genome:
- the LOC107857154 gene encoding uncharacterized protein LOC107857154: MIEEQRRGPPHGVLLAVVVVAVVLVPALLGENGEAITDFISELLTPVGLLLLPIILLLTIQFLSSDTGSFINTIFSTGEPNSIHRVSGSPVGVALFLALILFLLYNRFSIFGGDDDSGD; encoded by the coding sequence ATGATAGAAGAACAAAGGCGTGGACCCCCTCATGGCGTTCTCTTAGCAGTGGTGGTAGTAGCAGTCGTGTTAGTCCCAGCACTGCTTGGTGAAAATGGCGAAGCCATCACTGACTTCATCTCTGAGCTTCTTACCCCGGTGGGTCTTCTCCTACTTCCCATTATCCTCCTCCTCACTATCCAGTTTCTCTCCTCCGACACTGGCTCATTCATCAACACCATCTTCTCCACTGGTGAGCCTAACTCCATCCACCGTGTAAGTGGTTCCCCTGTTGGCGTTGCCCTTTTTCTTGCCCTAATATTGTTCCTTCTCTACAACCGCTTTTCCATCTTCGGTGGAGATGATGATTCCGGCGACTGA